One region of Bactrocera neohumeralis isolate Rockhampton chromosome 5, APGP_CSIRO_Bneo_wtdbg2-racon-allhic-juicebox.fasta_v2, whole genome shotgun sequence genomic DNA includes:
- the LOC126758523 gene encoding uncharacterized protein LOC126758523, which yields MFGFCVGICKYEAPPPDTILSMPPPPLPSFLLPNIATAAALVATNDTNPCYAPSLCNPHPHPNEGEGIEFVELTGTDSKVLENTWVLGLISCSVGVIILGGLFAFIVLKCRKTLFSSCNLSYHDSNIKQSGMKSLGESSNKAKPFTAGGILYPVTTTNNRDTLQSQLANDSRLLWATLTPHGTRHFISDYPVGNGNGTVVQDGHYEIVDYRSKVQNPTYREYTKRVPIKSFDNSGFVDYDYEDPTPLMDSYHDDLDSGYQEPQEVLHTLQRVSPRPVVSSPTRIDNPNMAPLNYYPSHRSNHHLNTNTLQSNHSAATLNRKATMTRRISDASIYGPAAGTTQ from the exons ATGTTTGGTTTCTGCGTTGGCATTTGCAAATATGAGGCACCTCCACCCGACACCATACTATCGATGCCACCACCACCCTTACCGTCATTTTTGTTGCCGAATATTGCCACTGCAGCAGCGCTTGTGGCAACTAACGACACCAATCCATGCTATGCACCCTCACTGTGCAACCCCCATCCACATCCCAACGAAGGCGAGGGCATTGAATTCGTCGAATTAACTGGCACCGATTCGAAAGTATTGGAGAACACTTGGGTTTTAGGTCTCATATCGTGTTCGGTCGGTGTAATTATTTTAGGTGGACTCTTCGCGTTCATTGTGTTAAAGTGCAGAAA aacGCTGTTCTCCAGTTGTAATCTATCTTATCACGATTCGAATATTAAACAGAGTGGCATGAAATCGTTGGGAGAATCTTCAAATAAAGCAAAGCCCTTTACGGCTGGTGGTATCCTGTACCCCGTTACCACGACCAATAATCGTGACACTTTGCAATCGCAATTGGCTAATGACAGTCGCCTGCTTTGGGCCACATTAACTCCACATGGCACAAGGCACTTCATCTCTGACTATCCCGTGGGTAATGGTAATGGAACTGTTGTGCAAGATGGTCACTATGAGATTGTAGACTATCGCTCTAAAGTGCAGAATCCCACTTATCGTGAATATACTAAACGTGTGCCGATAAAG TCCTTCGACAATAGTGGCTTTGTCGACTATGACTACGAAGATCCGACACCCCTTATGGACTCCTATCATGACGACTTGGACTCTGGCTATCAGGAGCCACAAGAAGTGCTACACACCCTACAACGTGTCTCACCACGTCCCGTTGTGTCATCACCAACACGTATTGATAATCCGAATATGGCACCGCTCAACTACTATCCATCACATCGTTCCAATCATCACTTAAACACCAATACACTACAATCGAATCATTCAGCTGCCACTTTAAATCGCAAAGCAACAATGACACGTCGCATAAGTGATGCCTCAATCTATGGACCAGCTGCCGGCACAACACAGTGA
- the LOC126758892 gene encoding 1-phosphatidylinositol 4,5-bisphosphate phosphodiesterase gamma-1, with the protein MLNICELGKAAGVHYHKEREEKRNRKINQKLQEVTKIDKSSKQHTVLLITNLLNCLSTMSIAALGKMEQTICMLERGTIITKLYSKHRPEQRRLMLVRETRQLLWYSVMSDKRSDYEGSLELREIREIRVGKCSKEFRNCVEDSKRFEPAKCFVVLHGSSFKLKTFSVVALSEQEADNWVCGLRYMVQDTVNAPYPLQVERWLRREYYAIENSSVQSSKDGGQVTVKDFKCFLASISCKMTTSKLMECFAEDDVRPKNDLRFDDFSRLYRKLLLPNNFLEEMFYSTPGTFPYSKDGKTVTLREFQNFLMQEQHENMGRDDPTVRSHENRIDVSGTDPHSQQQHDASVSKFIRDFLQDVERDVKEPYFTISEFLDYLFSKQNDLWDRNCDRIYMDMKQPISAYWIASSHNTYLTGDQFSSESSCEAYARALRMGCRCIELDCWNGADNLPYIFHGHTMTSKIKFKDVIKTIKEHAFVTSEYPVILSIEQNCSLEQQRNMAQALTEVFGDMLLTQRCDRAELQLPSPHQLRRKIILKHKKLPEYEDGCAGGPGIVGGGSGMLTTSGSRSSISGANGDENENMRNFLKEGMLYFKDPVDKAWNLYHFVLTQQQLIYSSHTDGNNAAGADDDDNVTTQNASLALMPKSKDTFANEELHFGENWFHGKLEGGRQEADQLLESYKHLGDGTFLVRESDTFVGDYSLSFWRRNRPNHCRIKLKRENGKKKYYLVDNFVFDSLYSLIVYYRKNMLRSSEFSITLREPVPQPKKHETQEWFHPNTTKEQAEQVLIKLDVGSFLVRPSVQSTNAFVISFTINRKIKHCRIMQEGRLYVVDTIQFESLVSLVNYYMRNPLYRNVKLMYPVSQELLRQKLIACQTSLEHHHNGGDINDASSYMDPSLDDRVTCKALYSYKANKSDELSFPKHAIITNVQRNTSMWWRGDYGGMVQRHFPANYVKVIDSAGDDYNSFSDENNSENISRTDSIDIHGAIVHLSESSEPGILFQLQIQTPTMQNSFIIGFDNQELAYEWIKAIQEGALIANQLATERRKKERSARVAKEMSDLIIYFRSVPFREHSWVFYEMSSFPETKAEKQFLQQNTMLFLQYHRNQISRVYPKGQRLDSSNFNPVPFWNVGSQMIALNYQTGDKAMQLNQAKFRDNGNCGYLLKPKFMQSDSFDPNNMLAISSHEERFVTIRIIAGRHLFRGGKSNNPLVTIEICGASFDTGVKHRTKVSENGFNPFWNESCSFTVRNPDFALLRFEVQDEDMFAETHFIAQACYPLNCIRTGYRSITLRNKFSEELELASLLVHVDIAHASTNAANEHTVVVDF; encoded by the exons atgttaaatatatgtgaacTTGGTAAAGCGGCTGGAGTCCACTATCATAAAGAGAGAGAAGAAAAACGCAACagaaaaataaaccaaaaattacaGGAAGTTACAAAAATAGATAAGTCCAGCAAACAA CATACAGTACTTTTAATAACCAACTTGTTGAATTGCTTAAGCACAATGAGTATAGCAGCATTGGGTAAAATGGAACAAACCATTTGTATGCTTGAACGTGGCACAATTATCACCAAATTGTATTCCAAGCATCGTCCGGAACAACGGCGGCTGATGTTAGTGCGCGAAACGAGGCAGCTACTATGGTATTCGGTTATGTCCGATAAGCGTTCTGACTACGAGGGCTCACTTGAACTACGTGAAATTCGTGAGATACGTGTCGGTAAATGCTCGAAAGAGTTCCGCAATTGTGTTGAAGATTCGAAACGTTTTGAGCCAGCAAAATGCTTTGTAGTGTTACATGGCAGCTCATTCAAACTAAAGACGTTCTCAGTAGTGGCCCTTTCCGAACAAGAGGCAGATAATTGGGTATGCGGTCTTCGTTACATGGTGCAGGACACCGTAAATGCACCATATCCACTACAGGTCGAACGTTGGCTACGACGCGAATATTATGCCATTGAAAATTCAAGTGTACAGTCCTCCAAAGATGGTGGTCAGGTGACAGTAAAAGACTTTAAATGCTTTTTGGCAAGTATTAGCTGCAAAATGACCACGAGTAAACTAATGGAATGCTTCGCTGAGGATGATGTAAGACCTAAAAATGATTTACGCTTCGATGATTTCTCACGTTTGTATAGAAAATTACTGCTGCCAAATAATTTTCTTGAAGAAATGTTTTATAGTACACCAGGCACGTTTCCCTATTCAAAGGATGGTAAAACCGTAACTTTGCGtgagtttcaaaattttctaatgCAAGAGCAACATGAAAATATGGGGCGAGATGATCCGACGGTCCGTTCCCACGAAAATCGGATCGACGTAAGCGGAACGGACCCGCATAGTCAACAACAACATGATGCGTCGGTTTCAAAGTTTATACGTGACTTTTTGCAGGATGTAGAGCGTGATGTGAAAGAACCTTACTTTACAATTAGTGAATTTCTTGATTACCTCTTTTCGAAACAAAATGATCTCTGGGATCGCAACTGTGATCGCATTTACATGGACATGAAACAACCGATTTCTGCATATTGGATTGCATCCTCACACAACACCTATCTCACAGGCGACCAATTTTCCAGTGAGTCGTCATGTGAAGCGTACGCACGCGCATTACGTATGGGCTGTCGATGTATTGAGCTTGACTGCTGGAATGGCGCAGACAATTTACCATATATTTTCCATGGACACACTATgacatcaaaaataaaatttaaagatgtTATTAAGACGATAAAGGAGCATGCATTTGTAACTTCCGAATATCCAGTGATTTTATCTATCGAGCAGAACTGTTCCTTAGAGCAGCAGCGTAATATGGCACAAGCTCTTACTGAG gttTTTGGTGATATGCTGTTGACCCAACGTTGTGACCGCGCTGAATTGCAACTGCCTTCACCGCACCAACTGCGTCGCAAAATCATTCTTAAGCACAAAAAACTGCCAGAATATGAGGATGGCTGTGCTGGTGGGCCGGGCATAGTCGGTGGCGGCTCTGGCATGTTAACAACCAGCGGTAGTAGATCATCAATTAGTGGCGCTaacggtgatgaaaacgaaaatatgcgAAATTTTCTCAAAGAGGGAATGCTATACTTTAAAGATCCCGTTGACAAAGCCTGGAATCTATATCATTTCGTATTAACACAACAGCAATTAATCTACTCGTCACACACGGACGGAAACAACGCTGCCGGCGCAGATGACGATGATAATGTGACGACGCAAAATGCATCTTTGGCGTTAATGCCCAAATCAAAAGATACTTTTGCGAATGAAGAATTGCACTTTGGTGAAAATTGGTTCCATGGAAAATTAGAAG GTGGCCGACAGGAAGCCGATCAATTACTAGAATCGTACAAACACTTGGGCGATGGCACATTTTTAGTGCGGGAATCGGACACATTCGTTGGTGATTACAGTTTGTCCTTCTGGCGTCGTAATCGTCCAAATCACTGTCGCATTAAGTTGAAAcgtgaaaatggaaaaaagaaatattacttAGTCGACAATTTTGTTTTCGATTCACTCTACTCACTCATTGTGTACTATCGCAAAAATATGCTGCGCAGCTCCGAGTTCTCAATTACCTTAAGAGAGCCTGTACCGCAACCGAAAAAGCACGAAACACAAGAATGGTTTCATCCGAACACAACCAAAGAGCAGGCAGAGCAAGTGCTTATTAAACTGGATGTGGGCTCATTTCTGGTACGCCCATCAGTACAAAGCACCAACGCATTTGTCATATCATTTACAATAAATCGCAAAATTAAGCATTGTCGCATCATGCAAGAGGGTCGCCTTTATGTCGTGGATACCATACAATTCGAATCGCTTGTATCGCTAGTCAATTACTACATGCGAAATCCCTTATATCGTAATGTTAAGCTAATGTATCCGGTGTCACAGGAATTATTACGCCAAAAACTGATCGCCTGTCAAACATCGCTGGAGCATCATCATAATGGTGGCGATATCAATGATGCCTCGAGCTATATGGATCCCAGTCTGGATGATCGTGTTACATGCAAAGCGCTCTACAGTTACAAAGCTAATAAATCGGATGAACTTTCATTTCCAAAACATGCCATCATTACGAATGTGCAGCGTAATACGTCAATGTGGTGGCGCGGTGATTATGGTGGCATGGTGCAACGTCACTTTCCGGCAAACTATGTGAAG GTAATTGACTCTGCTGGCGATGACTACAATTCTTTTAGCGACGAAAATAACAGTGAAAATATCTCACGCACTGATTCGATTGACATACATGGCGCCATTGTACACCTATCTGAGTCTAGCGAACCGGGTATATTATTCCAATTGCAAATTCAGACACCAACAATGCAAAATTCCTTCATCATTGGTTTTGATAACCAAGAATTGGCTTACGAATGGATCAAAGCCATACAAGAGGGTGCACTAATCGCCAACCAGTTGGCCACCGAACGCCGCAAAAAAGAACGTTCCGCACGTGTGGCCAAAGAAATGTCcgatttaattatttacttccGCAGTGTGCCATTCCGTGAACATTCATGGGTATTCTACGAGATGTCCAGCTTCCCTGAAACCAAAGCAGAAAAGCAATTTCTACAACAGAACACTATGCTCTTCCTACAATATCATCGCAATCAAATCAGTCGTGTCTATCCGAAAGGTCAACGTTTGGATTCATCTAATTTTAATCCGGTACCCTTTTGGAATGTCGGTTCCCAAATGATTGCACTCAACTATCAGACCGGTGACAAGGCCATGCAGCTGAATCAAGCTAAATTCCGCGATAACGGTAATTGCGGTTATCTGCTTAAACCGAAATTTATGCAAAGCGACAGTTTCGATCCGAATAATATGCTGGCGATTAGCTCACACGAAGAGCGCTTTGTAACAATACGTATTATAGCGGGGCGTCATCTGTTTCGCGGCGGCAAATCCAATAATCCGCTAGTCACTATTGAAATATGTGGTGCCAGTTTTGACACGGGCGTTAAGCATCGCACGAAGGTAAGTGAGAATGGTTTCAATCCTTTTTGGAATGAAAGCTGTAGCTTCACCGTGCGTAATCCGGATTTTGCGCTGCTGCGTTTTGAGGTGCAGGACGAAGATATGTTTGCCGAAACGCATTTCATAGCGCAAGCATGCTATCCACTGAATTGCATACGCACGGGCTATCGTAGCATTACGTTGCGCAATAAATTCAGCGAAGAGCTGGAGTTGGCCTCGCTGCTGGTGCATGTGGACATTGCCCATGCCAGCACAAACGCAGCTAATGAGCACACAGTAGTTGTGGACTTCTGA
- the LOC126758893 gene encoding WASH complex subunit 4, translating into MDQAAIISSAEEQLKNFGSFLDLHDKKLQQLSQKTTQVPSARAPPTLKILTTPLVEVNYSANQEQLLLLRILESDRLLNKTLLTFSHLCAEVDTLTRRAQHMQIKFLYIDENLCALLADEDGNGGPDVARQTNEILLQMSESMQFVCDIQFLLQRCIVLGNNLLHQCGAYCALEDNKNLEFRFVDVFDCLADLLLQILIFNEILASSNFCRFWQTYKKTVEALAQNGQHKEFCTASELIGLRNCLEEFDFLFSGTIFQSFLDSTFALKDKIGPKGIGQLTNQCNDYMKQCLLAINKCDVNEFSDHKLLVRLNAFCVVFHDFCGQVETKHVKHLLELNQKHQGIILRGNIAWQPTPFLRRHATSLVKPHERLLGDGKRLQQHYLQTRVQTLPRDCRHYCSQVLLLTLNVRKALSIGPFDLTVQQFKELSALLLLGLRFASQISCLIKGLVNAHVTLQSPMTKITLQSICKLIELLKNIQQLFQDYMDVIAKVMQCVLQYLQYKVLHLLNLCKKRITAAKMHDRNVDALASLRIAEKCMTGPPTKTRTLLTKLAVNATNLNNRTLPQDQYERFQLLMSRLTILADFHSNMQEFCDTTFIYWHQSVLSAYLKQVVERKLDFNSFQYILHTFNDCDKAFELLDLKELKLSKCLERVTYDNLRSEIVSKLCAQIETFLRLEVHSNLQLEKMSPFEDGIDDYRDLINACPIKLNGNYVILKDHVENYLSAMFYNLTTISLHDWKTYEEMRHLANTRLMLKPVEDYLPNQTLEQGIDILEIMRKIHIFVSKYVYNMNTQIFVEQRSANKHLDSIGIRHVANSLRTHGTGVINTTVNFTYQFLRQKFYTFSQFLYDEQIKSRLMKELRAYAERKQSKSYPVYAYERADAFNKDIRKLGLSTDGQTYMDLFRKVITHVGNAMGYIRLVRSGSIHANYSASLYLPKFDENLQFATACSEQELDPVTVKAAENFEVNISNLVKSFSDSTDYFKLLVEAFQPFFRNPHNLHLKNFFLIVPALSLNYVEHMLRVKEKINKKDRQEALLFDDGFAVGLAYILKLLNQIDDFYALHWFATVRERFNAERLKIQQMLLDIKKSTNTRTGAKGNSKAALAMQNNETEKLQQTLALTERRINAHQMEYNLLYCNLCSAKIFFQ; encoded by the exons ATGGATCAAGCAGCTATAA TTTCATCGGCTGAGGAGCAGTTGAAAAATTTCGGTTCATTCCTTGACTTACATGATAAGAAATTGCAACAACTATCGCAAAAAACTACACAAGTGCCATCAGCTCGAGCACCACCCACACTTAAGATTTTGACCACACCTCTTGTGGAGGTAAACTATTCTGCTAATCAGGAACAGCTTTTATTGCTTCGAATACTCGAATCTGATCGTTTGCTAAACAAAACGCTGCTCACATTCAGCCATCTTTGCGCCGAGGTGGATACCTTAACACGCAGAGCACAACATATGCAAATCAAGTTTCTATATATTGATGAAAATTTATGTGCACTCTTAGCTGATGAGGATGGCAATGGCGGGCCAGATGTTGCAAGACAAACCAATGAAATTTTACTTCAAATGAGTGAATCTATGCAATTCGTTTGTGATATACAATTCTTATTACAGCGTTGCATTGTGTTGGGCAATAATTTGCTCCACCAATGTGGGGCCTACTGTGCGCTGGAAGATAACAAAAATCTGGAGTTTCGCTTTGTG GATGTGTTCGATTGCCTTGcagatttgcttttgcaaattctcatttttaatgaaattttggcTAGCTCCAATTTTTGCCGTTTCTGGCAGACTTACAAGAAAACCGTAGAAGCATTAGCGCAAAATGGACAACACAAGGAGTTCTGCACAGCTAGCGAACTGATTGGTTTACGAAATTGCTTGGAGgaattcgattttcttttttcaggCACTATCTTCCAA AGTTTCCTCGATAGCACTTTTGCGCTAAAGGATAAGATTGGTCCGAAGGGCATTGGACAACttacaaaccaatgcaatgatTATATGAAACAATGTTTGTTGGCTATAAACAAGTGCGATGTAAATGAGTTCAGCGATCATAAACTTCTTGTGCGTCTGAATGCATTCTGTGTAGTTTTTCATGATTTCTGCGGTCAAGTTGAGACCAAACATGTGAAACATCTCCTAGAGCTTAATCAAAAGCATCAAGGTATTATATTAAGAGGTAATATAGCTTGGCAGCCAACACCGTTCTTGCGACGACATGCCACCTCACTGGTAAAGCCACATGAACGCCTTTTGGGGGATGGAAAACGTTTGCAGCAACATTATTTACAAACCCGCGTGCAAACTTTGCCGCGTGACTGTCGCCATTACTGTTCGCAAGTACTGCTTTTGACGCTAAATGTACGCAAAGCATTAAGCATAGGTCCATTCGACCTCACCGTGCAACAGTTCAAAGAACTTTCAGCTCTACTGTTACTTGGACTGCGTTTTGCATCGCAAATAAGTTGTTTGATCAAAGGTTTAGTAAATGCACATGTGACACTACAATCACCAATGACCAAAATAACACTGCAAAGCATCTGTAAACTGATTGAATTGCTGAAGAATATACAACAGTTATTCCAGGACTACATGGACGTCATTGCGAAGGTGATGCAATGTGTTTTGCAATACTTACAGTATAAAGTATTGCACCTGCTTAACCTGTGCAAG AAACGCATTACGGCTGCTAAAATGCATGACCGTAACGTGGACGCTTTAGCGTCATTGCGCATCGCTGAGAAGTGCATGACGGGTCCCCCAACGAAAACCCGTACTTTACTCACAAAACTGGCGGTGAATGCAACAAATCTCAACAATCGTACTTTACCACAAGATCAGTACGAGCGTTTCCAATTGCTTATGTCGCGTCTAACAATTCTAGCCGATTTCCATTCGAACATGCAAGAGTTCTGTGACACAACATTCATTTATTGGCATCAGTCAGTGCTTTCAGCATACCTGAAGCAGGTCGTCGAGCGAAAGTTGGACTTTAATTCATTTCAG TATATTTTACATACTTTCAACGATTGTGACAAGGCTTTTGAGTTATTGGACTTGAAGGAGCTTAAATTATCCAAATGTTTAGAACGCGTGACTTATGATAATTTACGCAGCGAAATTGTGAGCAAGTTGTGTGCACAAATCGAAACATTTTTGCGTTTGGAAGTGCATTCCAATTTACAGCTGGAAAAAATGAGTCCATTTGAGGATGGCATTGATGATTACCGGGACTTGATTAACGCTTGCCCAATTAAATTGAATGGAAATTATGTGATTTTAAAAG ATCACGTCGAGAATTATTTAAGCGCCATGTTTTATAATCTTACCACCATATCATTGCATGACTGGAAGACGTACGAGGAGATGCGTCATCTGGCTAACACGCGTTTAATGCTGAAACCAGTGGAGGATTATTTGCCTAATCAAACTTTGGAACAG GGCATcgatattttagaaataatgcGCAAAATCCATATATTCGTCTCGAAGTACGTTTATAACATGAATACACAAATATTCGTCGAACAGAGGAGCGCCAATAAGCATTTAGATTCGATTGGCATACGGCATGTAGCCAATTCGTTACGCACACACGGCACCGGTGTCATAAATACCACCGTCAATTTTACATATCAATTTTTACgccaaaaattttatactttctcACAATTCCTTTACGATGAACAAATCAAATCACGGCTTATGAAAGAGCTACGCGCATATGCCGAGCGGAAACAGTCAAAAAGTTATCCGGTATACGCGTACGAGCGCGCCGACGCTTTCAATAAGGATATACGCAAGCTGGGACTCTCCACTGATGGACAAACGTATATGGATCTCTTTCGAAAGGTCATAACGCATGTGG GCAACGCTATGGGTTATATACGCCTAGTACGCTCTGGTAGCATACATGCCAACTATAGCGCCAGCCTCTATTTGCCCAAATTCGATGAAAATTTGCAATTCGCTACTGCATGCAGTGAGCAGGAACTGGACCCAGTTACCGTGAAAGCGGCGGAAAATTTCGAAGTGAATATTAGTAATTTGGTGAAGAGCTTCTCCGATAGTACGGACTATTTTAAA TTACTTGTTGAAGCATTCCAACCGTTCTTTCGTAATCCGCATAATCTGCATTTGAAAAACTTCTTTCTCATTGTGCCGGCTCTCTCACTCAATTACGTAGAGCATATGCTGCGCGTTAAAGAGAAGATCAATAAGAAGGATCGTCAGGAGGCGTTGCTCTTCGATGATGGTTTCGCTGTCGGCTTAGcgtacatattaaagttattaaatcaaattgatgaTTTCTATGCTTTACATTGGTTCGCAACGGTGCGTGAACGTTTCAATGCAGAGCGCCTTAAAATACAGCAAATGCTGCTGGACATAAAAAAGTCGACAAATACACGCACTGGCGCTAAAGGCAACTCCAAAGCTGCGCTGGCAATGCAAAATAACGAAACAGAAAAGCTGCAACAAACGCTGGCGTTAACCGAACGCCGCATTAATGCGCATCAAATGGAGTACAATTTGCTCTATTGCAATTTGTGCAgcgcgaaaatatttttccaataa